Proteins from a single region of Pseudodesulfovibrio portus:
- a CDS encoding HU family DNA-binding protein, whose product MTKAELVAKIAEKNGSSKAQAEASMNAILEIIQSELAAGNKLTLTGFGTFSVSQRKARTGRNPRTGAEIKIPATKVAQFKPGKVLKDAVK is encoded by the coding sequence ATGACCAAAGCTGAACTCGTAGCGAAGATCGCCGAAAAGAACGGTTCCTCCAAGGCCCAGGCCGAAGCATCCATGAACGCCATCCTGGAGATCATCCAGAGCGAGCTGGCTGCCGGCAATAAACTGACCCTGACCGGTTTCGGCACTTTTAGTGTTTCCCAGCGCAAGGCGCGCACCGGCCGCAACCCCCGCACTGGTGCTGAAATCAAGATTCCGGCCACCAAGGTCGCTCAGTTCAAACCCGGCAAGGTCCTGAAGGATGCCGTGAAGTAA
- a CDS encoding septal ring lytic transglycosylase RlpA family protein — translation MFRVLTCIALVGLMWMAGCSSRIYSTPPASTPGAPAVYDAKTRPYTVLGRTYYPLKSARGYDEVGNASWYGSDFHGRKTANGQTYDMYGLSAAHKTLPLGTRVQVTNLSNNRSIVLTINDRGPFVRGRILDLSYGAARRLGTVDQGVARVRITAVGSHPARPSQTVVSPVKRFHVRVGAFAVRSNAERVHARLRNAGYSGSNIVTVSRDGQVLHIVQAGSFNSRDKAEEVLSRLKDQFPTSYIIS, via the coding sequence ATGTTCCGGGTTTTGACATGCATCGCCCTGGTGGGGCTCATGTGGATGGCCGGGTGTTCGTCCCGCATCTATTCCACGCCCCCGGCTTCCACGCCGGGTGCGCCCGCCGTCTACGACGCCAAGACGCGCCCCTACACGGTCCTGGGCCGGACATACTATCCGCTCAAGTCGGCCCGGGGGTACGACGAGGTGGGCAACGCCTCCTGGTACGGCAGCGATTTTCACGGCAGGAAGACGGCCAACGGCCAGACCTACGACATGTACGGGCTGTCCGCCGCCCACAAGACCCTGCCCCTGGGGACCAGGGTGCAGGTGACCAACCTGTCCAACAACCGGTCCATCGTCCTGACCATCAATGACCGGGGGCCGTTCGTGCGCGGCCGCATTCTCGACCTCTCCTATGGGGCGGCCAGGCGGCTGGGCACCGTGGACCAGGGGGTGGCCCGGGTCCGGATCACCGCCGTGGGGTCCCACCCTGCCAGGCCGTCGCAGACGGTCGTCTCTCCGGTGAAGCGCTTTCATGTGCGCGTGGGCGCGTTCGCGGTGCGATCCAATGCCGAGCGGGTGCATGCCCGCCTGAGAAACGCCGGGTACTCCGGGTCGAATATCGTCACGGTTTCGCGTGACGGCCAGGTACTGCACATCGTCCAGGCCGGGAGTTTCAATTCCCGCGACAAGGCCGAGGAAGTGCTTTCCCGCCTGAAGGATCAATTCCCCACCAGCTACATCATCAGTTAG
- the aspA gene encoding aspartate ammonia-lyase, translating to MSQEYRIEHDSLGEVRVPADAYYGVQTKRAMDNFHISGIPLSHYPRLISALAYVKLAAAEANASLGLLDEDKSRAIARACGELLSGHLHDQFVVDVMQGGAGTSANMNANEVICNRALEIMGREKGQYEFLHPLNDVNMCQSTNDVYPSALNIALILDIRELMEAMDHLRKAFKAKGVEFSDVLKMGRTQLQDAVPMTLGQEFSAWSVMIGEDIQRLDEAQALVHEINMGATAIGTGLNAHPDYTRTVTEKLVEATTLQLISSPDLVEATQDTGVYVQLSGVLKRVAVKLSKICNDLRLLSSGPRCGLNEINLPPMQPGSSIMPGKVNPVIPEVVNQVAFAVVGFDVTVSMASEAGQLELNVMEPVIGYSLFQSINMLRRASLTLADSCVSGITANRERCREMVENSIGLVTALNPFIGYERSAEIAKEAMKTGGSVYEIVLEKGYLSREELDDILKPENMVKPRYIHRG from the coding sequence ATGAGTCAGGAATATAGGATCGAACACGACAGTCTGGGCGAGGTCAGGGTTCCGGCGGACGCCTACTATGGCGTTCAGACCAAACGGGCCATGGACAATTTTCATATATCGGGCATTCCCCTCTCCCATTATCCGAGGCTGATCAGCGCCCTGGCCTACGTCAAACTGGCCGCAGCCGAGGCCAACGCCTCCCTCGGGCTTCTGGACGAGGACAAGAGCCGGGCCATTGCCCGGGCCTGCGGCGAGCTGCTGTCGGGGCACCTGCACGACCAGTTCGTGGTGGACGTCATGCAGGGCGGGGCGGGCACCTCGGCCAACATGAACGCCAACGAGGTCATCTGCAACCGGGCTCTGGAAATCATGGGGCGGGAAAAGGGGCAATACGAATTCCTGCACCCGCTCAACGACGTGAACATGTGCCAGTCCACCAACGACGTGTACCCGTCGGCCCTGAACATCGCCCTGATTCTGGACATCAGGGAATTGATGGAGGCCATGGACCACCTGCGCAAGGCCTTCAAGGCCAAGGGCGTGGAATTTTCGGATGTGCTCAAGATGGGCCGCACCCAGCTGCAGGACGCCGTGCCCATGACGCTCGGCCAGGAGTTTTCGGCCTGGTCGGTCATGATCGGCGAGGATATCCAGCGCCTGGACGAGGCCCAGGCCCTGGTGCACGAGATAAACATGGGGGCCACGGCCATCGGCACGGGGCTCAACGCCCATCCCGACTATACCCGCACGGTCACGGAGAAGCTCGTCGAGGCCACGACCCTGCAACTGATTTCCTCGCCGGACCTGGTGGAGGCAACCCAGGACACCGGGGTCTACGTCCAGCTTTCGGGCGTGCTCAAGCGTGTCGCGGTCAAGCTGTCCAAGATCTGCAACGACCTGCGCCTGCTCTCCAGCGGCCCCCGTTGCGGGTTGAACGAGATCAACCTGCCGCCCATGCAGCCCGGCTCCTCCATCATGCCGGGCAAGGTCAATCCGGTCATCCCGGAGGTGGTCAATCAGGTGGCCTTTGCCGTGGTCGGTTTCGACGTGACCGTGTCCATGGCCAGCGAGGCCGGACAGCTGGAGCTCAACGTCATGGAGCCGGTCATCGGCTACTCGCTCTTTCAGTCCATCAACATGCTGCGCCGCGCCAGCCTCACCCTGGCCGATTCCTGCGTGTCGGGCATCACGGCCAATCGGGAGCGGTGCAGGGAGATGGTGGAGAATTCCATCGGGCTGGTCACGGCGCTCAATCCGTTCATCGGTTACGAGCGGTCCGCCGAGATAGCCAAGGAGGCCATGAAGACCGGCGGGTCCGTCTACGAGATCGTGCTGGAAAAGGGCTACCTGAGCCGCGAGGAACTGGACGACATCCTCAAGCCGGAGAACATGGTCAAACCGCGCTATATCCACAGGGGGTGA